A genomic stretch from Bradyrhizobium sp. 195 includes:
- the phnC gene encoding phosphonate ABC transporter ATP-binding protein gives MLVVDGLTCRFGAKAAVDDASFQVSPGGFVGVIGRSGAGKSTLLRSINRLVTPTDGRILFDGIDVTALRGKELRQWRARSAMIFQQFNLVGRLDVLTNVLMGRLATMPAWRSLSQAWPEQDKALAMSALEQFDIASLAAQRADQLSGGQQQRVAIARALVQQPDIILADEPIASLDPRNTKIVMDALLRINKHFGITVLCNLHSLDLARSYCDRLIGMAQGRVVFDGAPSALTDHVARELYDLEAADVMGGMPVPAPAGVPALGTAAAA, from the coding sequence ATGCTGGTGGTGGATGGTCTGACGTGTCGCTTCGGCGCAAAAGCCGCGGTGGACGACGCCTCGTTTCAAGTTTCCCCCGGCGGGTTCGTCGGAGTGATCGGGCGGTCCGGCGCCGGCAAGTCGACGCTGCTGCGGAGCATCAACCGCCTGGTGACGCCGACTGATGGGCGCATCCTGTTCGACGGCATCGACGTCACCGCACTGCGCGGCAAGGAGCTGCGGCAGTGGCGGGCGCGTTCGGCGATGATCTTCCAGCAGTTCAACCTGGTCGGCCGGCTCGATGTCCTCACCAACGTCCTGATGGGACGGCTTGCGACGATGCCGGCCTGGCGCTCGCTGTCGCAAGCGTGGCCGGAGCAGGACAAGGCGCTGGCGATGTCCGCACTCGAACAGTTCGACATCGCATCGCTCGCCGCCCAGCGCGCCGACCAGCTCTCCGGCGGCCAGCAGCAGCGCGTGGCGATCGCGCGTGCGCTGGTGCAGCAGCCCGACATCATCCTTGCCGACGAGCCGATCGCATCGCTCGATCCGCGCAACACGAAGATCGTGATGGATGCGCTGCTGCGCATCAACAAGCATTTCGGCATCACCGTGCTCTGCAACCTGCATTCGCTCGATCTGGCGCGCAGCTATTGCGATCGCCTGATCGGCATGGCGCAGGGTCGCGTGGTGTTCGACGGGGCACCGTCCGCGCTGACCGATCACGTCGCGCGCGAACTCTACGATCTCGAAGCCGCCGATGTCATGGGCGGCATGCCTGTCCCGGCGCCCGCGGGCGTCCCCGCGCTCGGAACGGCCGCGGCCGCCTGA
- the phnE gene encoding phosphonate ABC transporter, permease protein PhnE — MTRPHEVDTRELRARYPDVFDRPASARLAMPAMIVAAFAILIYGLVDLDFSPSRFIAGLSQLGWISMMMIPPDPGSSLPIYLKALGETLSIALLGTTLAAVFALPVSLLAARNVVPSKLLRFPVRRVLDSIRGVDTLIWALVWINVVGLGPFAGVLAIAVSDFGAFGKLFSEAIEGADQKQVEGIRASGGSPLHEIRFGLLPQVLPVIAGQVLYFIESNTRSATIIGIVGAGGIGLQLAEQIRVLEWQKVSFLILMILVAVAAIDFISGKLRFAIIGRRAVA, encoded by the coding sequence GTGACGAGGCCGCACGAGGTCGATACGCGAGAGCTTCGGGCGCGCTACCCCGACGTGTTCGACCGGCCCGCCTCGGCGCGCCTCGCCATGCCGGCGATGATCGTCGCGGCGTTCGCGATCCTCATTTACGGCCTCGTCGATCTCGACTTTTCGCCGTCGCGATTCATCGCAGGTCTCAGCCAGCTCGGCTGGATCAGCATGATGATGATCCCGCCCGATCCCGGCTCCTCGCTGCCGATCTACCTGAAGGCGCTCGGCGAGACTCTCTCGATCGCGCTGCTCGGCACGACGCTGGCTGCGGTGTTCGCACTTCCGGTCAGCCTGCTCGCCGCGCGCAACGTGGTGCCGTCGAAGCTCCTGCGCTTTCCGGTTCGCCGCGTCCTGGATTCGATCCGCGGCGTCGACACGCTGATCTGGGCGCTGGTGTGGATCAACGTCGTCGGGCTGGGGCCGTTCGCCGGCGTGCTCGCCATCGCGGTGTCGGATTTCGGCGCCTTTGGAAAACTGTTCTCGGAGGCGATCGAGGGCGCCGACCAGAAGCAGGTCGAAGGCATCCGCGCCTCCGGCGGCAGCCCACTGCACGAGATCCGCTTCGGCCTGTTGCCGCAGGTCCTGCCCGTGATCGCGGGCCAGGTGCTCTATTTCATCGAATCCAACACGCGCTCGGCCACCATCATCGGCATCGTCGGCGCCGGCGGCATCGGCCTCCAGCTTGCCGAGCAGATCCGCGTGCTGGAATGGCAGAAGGTGTCGTTCCTGATCCTGATGATCCTGGTCGCGGTCGCCGCGATCGATTTCATCTCCGGCAAGCTGCGGTTTGCGATTATTGGAAGGCGTGCTGTCGCCTGA
- a CDS encoding transferase hexapeptide repeat family protein, with amino-acid sequence MAAKALSVQPTIDPSAKLHETRLGAYTEVGARTILHDVAMGDYSYVVNDAQITYTTIGKFCSIAAMSRINPGNHPMHRATQAHFTYRSSAYFEGESDDAEFFDWRRQHHVHIGHDVWIGHGAIVLPGRNIGTGAVIAAGAIVTKDVPAYTIVAGNPARIVRRRFSEEIAGRLARLAWWDWDHDKLREALPDFRKLGIEDFLATYEARTRSLTNSHAGSLASSLASKRSAVA; translated from the coding sequence ATGGCCGCCAAAGCTCTTTCGGTCCAGCCGACCATCGATCCCTCGGCCAAGCTGCATGAGACCAGGCTCGGCGCCTATACCGAGGTCGGCGCGCGCACGATCCTGCATGACGTGGCGATGGGCGACTACTCCTACGTCGTGAATGACGCCCAGATCACCTACACCACCATCGGAAAGTTCTGCTCGATCGCGGCGATGTCGCGGATCAATCCCGGCAACCATCCGATGCATCGCGCGACGCAGGCGCATTTCACCTATCGCTCCAGCGCCTATTTCGAAGGCGAGAGCGACGATGCCGAGTTCTTCGACTGGCGGCGCCAGCATCACGTCCACATCGGCCACGACGTCTGGATCGGCCACGGCGCGATCGTGCTGCCGGGCCGCAACATCGGCACCGGCGCGGTGATCGCGGCCGGTGCCATCGTCACCAAGGACGTGCCGGCCTACACCATCGTCGCCGGCAATCCGGCCCGCATCGTGCGGCGGCGGTTTTCGGAAGAAATCGCCGGACGGCTTGCGCGGCTGGCGTGGTGGGATTGGGATCACGACAAGTTGCGTGAAGCCCTGCCGGATTTCCGCAAACTCGGGATTGAAGATTTCCTCGCGACATACGAAGCACGGACGAGATCTCTCACCAATTCTCATGCCGGTTCCCTTGCCAGTTCCCTTGCCAGCAAACGAAGCGCGGTCGCGTGA
- the phnD gene encoding phosphonate ABC transporter substrate-binding protein: MITRRLILAGAAALALTASASADDWKAKYPELTFAVVPAENASGVTERWAPFVSYLSKELGVKVTLRIANDYAAVIEGQRAGNIHVASYGSASFARARLTGVKTDAFANDINADGSTGYYSVFFVKASSAYKKIDDLKGKNLGLVDPNSTSGNNVPRFELDKMGIHDADTYFSKVVFTGSHENAMLALSQGTVDVAANQWTSDDDSTLAQMLTKGMLKNADGSAMKKDDFRIIHKSAPIINGPYAYNSELPEDAKAAIAKAFFDAPAKDKAAFDRLSDGQKKGFHPATTKDWDGTIELIKFVDALRKKKAS, from the coding sequence ATGATCACTCGCAGATTAATCCTTGCCGGCGCCGCCGCGCTCGCGCTCACGGCCTCCGCCTCCGCTGACGACTGGAAGGCCAAATATCCCGAGCTGACCTTTGCGGTCGTCCCGGCCGAGAACGCCTCCGGCGTCACCGAGCGCTGGGCGCCGTTCGTGAGCTATCTCTCCAAGGAACTGGGCGTGAAGGTCACGCTGCGCATCGCCAATGACTACGCCGCGGTCATCGAAGGCCAGCGCGCCGGCAACATCCACGTCGCCAGCTACGGCTCGGCCTCGTTCGCCCGCGCCCGCCTGACCGGCGTCAAGACCGACGCCTTCGCCAACGACATCAACGCCGACGGCTCGACCGGCTACTATTCGGTATTCTTCGTAAAGGCGAGCAGCGCCTACAAGAAGATCGATGATCTCAAGGGCAAGAATCTCGGCCTGGTCGATCCGAACTCGACCTCCGGCAACAACGTGCCGCGCTTCGAGCTGGACAAGATGGGCATCCACGATGCCGACACTTATTTCAGCAAGGTCGTCTTCACCGGCAGCCACGAGAACGCGATGCTGGCGCTGTCGCAGGGCACGGTCGACGTCGCCGCCAACCAGTGGACCAGCGACGACGATTCCACGCTGGCGCAGATGCTGACCAAGGGCATGCTGAAGAATGCCGACGGCTCGGCGATGAAGAAGGACGATTTCCGCATCATCCACAAGTCGGCGCCGATCATCAACGGACCCTATGCCTACAATTCGGAGCTGCCGGAAGACGCCAAGGCCGCCATCGCGAAAGCATTCTTCGACGCGCCGGCCAAGGACAAGGCCGCGTTCGACCGTCTTTCCGACGGCCAGAAGAAGGGCTTTCATCCCGCCACCACCAAGGATTGGGATGGCACGATCGAGCTGATCAAGTTCGTCGACGCGCTGCGTAAAAAGAAGGCGTCCTAA
- a CDS encoding alpha-D-ribose 1-methylphosphonate 5-phosphate C-P-lyase PhnJ, protein MNAPAYNFAYLDEQTKRMIRRAILKAIAIPGYQVPFASREMPMPYGWGTGGVQVTAAIIGPADVLKVIDQGSDDTTNAISIRKFFAKTAGVATTTATDDATVIQTRHRIPETTLHENQVLVYQVPIPEPLRFLEPRETETRRMHALAEYGLMHVKLYEDIARFGHIATAYAYPVKVNARYVMDPSPTPKFDNPKMDNCPALQLFGAGREKRIYAIPPYTQVVSLDFEDHPFEPYRFNAPCALCAAENSYLDEIVTDDKGGRMFVCSDTDYCEGRQAAGHHGSLSAAPYKEKAGSHG, encoded by the coding sequence ATGAACGCGCCCGCCTACAACTTCGCCTATCTCGACGAGCAGACCAAGCGGATGATCCGCCGCGCCATCCTGAAGGCGATCGCGATCCCCGGCTACCAGGTGCCGTTCGCCAGCCGCGAAATGCCGATGCCCTATGGCTGGGGCACCGGCGGCGTGCAGGTGACGGCGGCGATCATCGGTCCCGCCGACGTGTTGAAGGTGATCGACCAGGGCTCCGACGACACCACCAACGCGATCTCGATCCGAAAATTCTTTGCCAAGACCGCGGGCGTCGCCACGACCACGGCGACTGACGATGCGACGGTGATCCAGACGCGTCACCGCATCCCGGAGACGACGCTGCACGAAAATCAGGTGCTGGTCTATCAGGTGCCGATCCCGGAACCGTTGCGGTTCCTCGAGCCGCGCGAGACCGAGACGCGGCGCATGCACGCGCTGGCCGAATACGGCCTGATGCATGTGAAGCTCTATGAGGACATCGCCCGCTTCGGCCACATCGCTACCGCCTATGCCTATCCGGTGAAGGTGAACGCGCGCTACGTGATGGACCCGTCGCCGACGCCGAAATTCGACAATCCCAAGATGGACAATTGCCCGGCGCTGCAATTGTTCGGCGCCGGCCGCGAGAAGCGCATCTACGCGATCCCGCCTTATACGCAGGTGGTGTCGCTGGACTTCGAGGACCATCCGTTCGAGCCCTACCGCTTCAACGCGCCCTGCGCGCTGTGCGCCGCGGAAAACTCCTATCTCGACGAGATCGTCACCGACGACAAGGGCGGCCGCATGTTTGTCTGCTCGGACACCGATTATTGCGAGGGCCGCCAGGCTGCCGGCCATCACGGCAGCCTCAGCGCCGCGCCATACAAGGAGAAGGCGGGCTCGCATGGCTGA
- the phnF gene encoding phosphonate metabolism transcriptional regulator PhnF: MSMQDTASSGVALWRLVADGIERGIADGRFAAGDKLPGEMEIAETYRVNRHTVRRALAALAERGLVRAERGSGTYVEAQKLAYPLRSRTRFSEIVGAEGREPHGRMIEATEDVATRELARELGLKAGAPLVRIEAIRLADRTPICVSTTWLSAVLFPDAGAVFAATRSMTKLLEHYGVRDYRRGATRITAGIVDATDAARLDLALGRPILVVDATDHDLEGKPLLTKHSRFAAERVEFLVES; the protein is encoded by the coding sequence ATGAGCATGCAAGACACTGCATCGTCGGGCGTCGCGCTATGGCGCCTCGTTGCCGACGGCATCGAGCGCGGCATCGCCGACGGCCGCTTTGCGGCCGGCGACAAATTGCCGGGCGAGATGGAGATCGCCGAGACCTATCGCGTCAACCGCCACACCGTGCGGCGCGCGCTCGCAGCCCTTGCCGAACGCGGCCTGGTGCGGGCCGAACGCGGCAGTGGAACCTATGTCGAGGCGCAGAAGCTCGCCTATCCGCTGCGCTCGCGCACCCGCTTTTCCGAGATCGTCGGCGCCGAGGGGCGCGAACCGCATGGCCGGATGATCGAGGCAACGGAGGACGTCGCGACGCGCGAGCTGGCGCGGGAGCTCGGATTGAAGGCCGGCGCGCCGCTGGTGCGGATCGAGGCGATCCGCCTTGCCGATCGCACGCCGATCTGCGTCTCCACCACCTGGCTGTCGGCCGTGCTGTTTCCCGACGCGGGCGCCGTGTTCGCAGCGACGCGCTCGATGACGAAACTGCTCGAACATTATGGCGTGCGCGACTATCGCCGCGGCGCGACCCGGATCACCGCCGGCATCGTCGACGCAACCGACGCGGCCCGGCTCGATCTCGCGCTGGGACGGCCGATCCTGGTGGTCGATGCCACCGACCACGATCTCGAGGGCAAGCCGCTGCTGACCAAGCACTCGCGGTTTGCCGCCGAGCGCGTGGAGTTCTTGGTAGAGTCGTAG
- the phnH gene encoding phosphonate C-P lyase system protein PhnH — MTTIAELPPGFADKVLSAQSTFRSVMDAMARPGSVQRIVPGAGTPDRMMRGTAAIALTLFDHDTPLWLDSRMAESVDVVKWLKFHTGAPVVQDSSIASFALISDGGALPPLERFALGTSEYPDRSTTLIIQVERLDAGRGFELRGPGIDGAATLQASIKPFDLFERLHVNEALFPRGIDVVLVADDAVVAIPRTTRVVSKGS; from the coding sequence ATGACCACGATTGCGGAACTGCCACCGGGTTTCGCCGACAAGGTGCTGTCGGCGCAATCGACCTTTCGCTCGGTGATGGACGCGATGGCGCGGCCCGGCTCGGTCCAGCGCATCGTGCCGGGAGCGGGGACGCCCGACAGGATGATGCGCGGCACCGCCGCGATCGCACTGACGCTGTTCGATCACGACACGCCGCTCTGGCTCGACTCGCGGATGGCGGAGAGCGTGGACGTGGTGAAATGGCTGAAATTCCACACCGGCGCGCCGGTGGTGCAGGATTCCTCCATCGCGAGCTTCGCGCTGATCAGCGATGGCGGAGCGCTTCCGCCGCTCGAACGCTTTGCGCTCGGGACGAGCGAATATCCGGATCGTTCGACCACCTTGATCATCCAGGTCGAGCGCCTTGATGCAGGCCGCGGCTTCGAGCTGCGCGGCCCCGGCATCGACGGCGCCGCGACGCTCCAGGCGTCGATCAAGCCGTTCGATCTGTTCGAGCGCCTGCATGTCAACGAGGCGCTGTTTCCACGCGGCATCGATGTCGTGCTGGTCGCCGATGACGCCGTGGTGGCGATCCCCCGCACCACGCGCGTCGTGAGCAAGGGAAGCTGA
- the phnG gene encoding phosphonate C-P lyase system protein PhnG, which produces MDPVTQHNDQQAQRKAAMAVLAHAEAGEIAARLRDLARDLALPAHQDLRAPENGLVMLRGRAGGDGAPFNLGEATVSRAAVRLASGEVGFGYTLGRDGEKARLIALCDALVQSRDFSAAVERDVIAPLREQLMTRRTQAAAETAATKVDFYTMVRGEG; this is translated from the coding sequence GTGGATCCGGTGACGCAACACAACGACCAGCAAGCCCAGCGCAAGGCCGCGATGGCCGTGCTGGCGCACGCGGAGGCGGGCGAGATCGCCGCCCGCCTCCGCGACTTGGCTCGCGACCTGGCCCTGCCGGCCCATCAGGATCTGCGGGCGCCCGAAAACGGCCTCGTCATGCTGCGCGGCCGGGCCGGCGGCGACGGCGCGCCCTTCAACCTCGGCGAAGCCACGGTGTCGCGCGCGGCGGTCCGGCTTGCGAGCGGCGAGGTCGGTTTCGGCTACACGCTCGGACGCGACGGTGAGAAGGCGCGGCTGATCGCCCTGTGCGATGCGCTGGTGCAGTCCCGTGATTTCAGCGCGGCGGTCGAGCGGGACGTTATCGCCCCGTTGCGTGAGCAGCTTATGACGAGGCGCACGCAGGCGGCGGCCGAGACCGCTGCGACGAAGGTTGATTTCTACACCATGGTGCGCGGTGAGGGGTGA
- the phnK gene encoding phosphonate C-P lyase system protein PhnK, whose amino-acid sequence MADLDTLENDQPLLVARSLSKSFGRIAACRDVSFSLYPGEVLAIVGESGSGKSTLLQLLSGQLAASGGHVSYRMRDGVARDLATLGEAERRFLFRTDWGFVHQDPAQGLRMAVSAGANVGERLMAVGWNHYGRIRDTASDWLTRVEIDVARIDDAPRTYSGGMRQRLQIARNLVTEPRLVFMDEPTGGLDVSVQARLLDLLRSLVAELHLAVIIVTHDLAVARLLSHRVMVMKGGRVIETGLTDQVLDDPREPYTQLLVSSILPP is encoded by the coding sequence ATGGCTGATCTCGATACCCTTGAAAACGACCAACCGCTGCTGGTCGCAAGATCTCTCAGCAAATCCTTCGGCCGCATCGCCGCCTGCCGCGACGTGTCGTTCTCGCTCTATCCCGGCGAGGTGCTGGCGATCGTCGGCGAGTCCGGCTCGGGCAAGTCGACGCTGCTTCAGCTGCTATCGGGCCAGCTGGCGGCCAGCGGCGGCCATGTGTCCTATCGGATGCGCGACGGCGTCGCGCGCGATCTCGCCACGCTCGGCGAAGCCGAGCGGCGCTTCCTGTTCCGGACCGATTGGGGCTTCGTGCATCAGGATCCTGCGCAAGGGCTGCGCATGGCGGTGTCGGCCGGCGCCAATGTCGGCGAGCGGCTGATGGCGGTGGGCTGGAATCACTACGGCCGCATCCGCGACACCGCATCGGACTGGCTCACGCGCGTCGAGATCGACGTCGCCCGCATCGACGATGCGCCGCGCACCTATTCGGGCGGCATGCGCCAGCGGCTCCAGATCGCCCGCAATCTCGTCACCGAGCCGCGCCTGGTGTTCATGGACGAGCCGACCGGTGGCCTCGACGTCTCCGTGCAGGCCCGCCTGCTCGACCTCCTGCGCAGCCTCGTCGCCGAGTTGCATCTCGCGGTCATCATCGTCACCCACGATCTCGCGGTGGCGCGCCTGTTGTCGCATCGCGTGATGGTGATGAAGGGCGGCCGCGTCATCGAGACCGGTCTCACCGACCAGGTGCTCGACGATCCTCGCGAGCCCTATACGCAACTCCTTGTCTCCTCGATTCTGCCGCCATGA
- a CDS encoding carbon-phosphorus lyase complex subunit PhnI, giving the protein MYVAVKGGERAIENAHRLLAHKRRGDQSIPELTLDQISEQLGLAVDRVMSEGSLYDRELASLAIKQARGDLIEAIFLVRAFRATMPRFGASEPVDTGAMRVQRRVSSTFKDIPGGQILGPTFDYTHRLLDPSLAQGFVPEAPATADASTAPTPRVTDILGRDGLIESSPQAEDGASVGDLTREPLNFPADRDLRLQNLARGDEGFLLAMGYSTQRGYGRNHPFAGEIRFGEVEVEFVAEDAGFAVPLGSIELTECQMVNQFKGSATEAPCFTRGYGLAFGQSERKTMSMALVDRALRARELGEEVRAPAQDEEFVMSHSDNVQATGFVEHLKLPHYVDFQSELGLLRKLRQEFAEAQAPDAMKEAAE; this is encoded by the coding sequence ATGTATGTCGCAGTCAAAGGCGGCGAACGCGCCATCGAGAACGCTCATCGCCTGCTCGCACACAAGCGGCGCGGCGACCAAAGCATTCCGGAGCTCACGCTCGACCAGATCTCGGAGCAGCTTGGCCTCGCCGTCGACCGTGTCATGAGTGAAGGCTCGCTCTACGATCGCGAGCTTGCCTCGCTTGCGATCAAGCAGGCGCGCGGCGATCTGATCGAGGCGATCTTCCTGGTTCGCGCCTTCCGCGCCACCATGCCGCGTTTCGGTGCGAGCGAGCCGGTCGACACCGGCGCGATGCGCGTGCAGCGGCGGGTGTCCTCGACCTTCAAGGACATTCCGGGCGGCCAGATCCTCGGGCCGACCTTCGACTATACCCACCGCCTGCTCGATCCCTCGCTCGCGCAAGGTTTTGTGCCGGAGGCGCCGGCGACTGCTGATGCGTCCACGGCGCCGACGCCGCGCGTGACGGACATTCTCGGCCGCGACGGCTTGATCGAATCCTCGCCGCAGGCCGAAGATGGCGCCAGCGTCGGCGATCTCACCCGCGAGCCGCTGAACTTCCCGGCCGACCGCGATTTGCGTCTGCAAAATCTCGCGCGCGGCGACGAAGGGTTTTTGCTGGCGATGGGCTATTCCACCCAGCGTGGCTATGGCCGCAACCATCCGTTTGCCGGCGAGATCCGCTTCGGCGAGGTCGAGGTGGAATTCGTCGCGGAAGACGCCGGCTTCGCCGTGCCGCTGGGTTCGATCGAACTGACCGAGTGCCAGATGGTCAATCAGTTCAAGGGCTCTGCGACGGAAGCGCCGTGCTTCACCCGCGGCTATGGCCTCGCCTTCGGCCAAAGCGAGCGCAAGACCATGTCGATGGCGCTGGTCGATCGCGCACTGCGCGCCCGCGAACTCGGCGAGGAGGTGCGTGCACCGGCGCAGGACGAGGAGTTCGTGATGTCGCATTCGGACAACGTCCAAGCCACCGGCTTCGTCGAGCATCTGAAGCTGCCGCATTATGTCGACTTCCAGTCCGAGCTCGGGCTTTTGCGCAAGCTGCGTCAGGAGTTCGCGGAGGCCCAAGCGCCCGATGCCATGAAGGAGGCCGCGGAATGA
- a CDS encoding alpha-D-ribose 1-methylphosphonate 5-triphosphate diphosphatase, with the protein MTDIFLEGGRALIGAELVETSLAVSGQDIAAMDASRGRARLAIDARNLLVLPGIVDLHGDAFERQMMPRAGVDFPIDVALADSDRQAISNGITTVFHATTCSWEPGLRSADNARGLMEAIERQRPQFAADTRFHLRHETYNLDAEAEIIQWLAEGRVDLFAFNDHMDGTVADMAKPRKRSRMVERTGLSSEEFDRLVERVVSRADEVPASVARLAAAARAAEVRMLSHDDATPAMRGEFRALGAEIAEFPVNEETARAAASHGDAIVYGAPNVVRGGSHTGWTKASDMIAKGLCSVLASDYYYPAQLLAAFRLAADGVLPLTEAWNLVSAGPARATGLADRGVLAEGRRADILLVDDSVKLRPRLIAVIAGGKLVHLTDATRLLAAASTPREAVVAA; encoded by the coding sequence GTGACAGACATTTTCCTTGAAGGCGGCCGGGCCCTGATCGGCGCCGAACTCGTCGAAACCTCATTGGCGGTGTCCGGACAGGACATCGCCGCCATGGACGCCTCTCGCGGCCGGGCGCGGCTGGCGATCGATGCGCGCAACCTGCTGGTGCTGCCCGGCATCGTCGATCTTCACGGCGATGCCTTCGAGCGGCAGATGATGCCGCGCGCCGGCGTCGACTTTCCGATCGATGTCGCGCTCGCCGACAGCGACCGCCAGGCGATCAGCAACGGCATCACCACCGTGTTTCACGCCACGACCTGTTCGTGGGAGCCGGGCCTGCGCAGCGCCGACAACGCGCGCGGGCTGATGGAGGCCATCGAGCGGCAGCGTCCGCAATTCGCCGCCGACACCCGCTTCCATCTGCGGCACGAGACCTACAATCTCGACGCCGAGGCCGAGATCATCCAATGGCTCGCTGAGGGCCGCGTCGACCTGTTCGCCTTCAACGACCATATGGACGGCACCGTTGCCGACATGGCCAAGCCGCGGAAGCGCAGCCGCATGGTTGAGCGCACTGGCCTGTCCAGCGAGGAATTCGACCGGCTGGTCGAACGCGTGGTCTCGCGCGCCGACGAGGTGCCGGCTTCGGTGGCGCGACTGGCCGCGGCGGCCCGTGCGGCCGAAGTGCGGATGCTCTCGCACGACGATGCGACACCGGCGATGCGCGGGGAGTTTCGCGCGCTCGGCGCTGAGATCGCGGAGTTTCCGGTCAACGAGGAGACGGCGCGGGCGGCGGCAAGCCATGGCGATGCCATCGTCTACGGCGCGCCGAACGTCGTACGCGGCGGCAGCCACACCGGCTGGACCAAGGCCTCCGACATGATCGCCAAGGGGCTCTGCTCGGTGCTGGCGTCGGACTATTATTACCCCGCTCAGCTGCTCGCCGCGTTCCGCCTCGCCGCCGATGGCGTGCTGCCGCTGACGGAAGCCTGGAATCTGGTCTCCGCCGGCCCTGCGCGCGCAACCGGCCTTGCCGATCGCGGCGTGCTTGCCGAAGGTCGCCGCGCCGACATTCTGCTGGTCGACGACAGCGTGAAGCTGAGGCCGCGACTGATTGCGGTGATCGCGGGCGGCAAGCTTGTCCATCTCACCGATGCGACCCGACTGCTCGCGGCGGCATCGACGCCGCGCGAGGCTGTCGTCGCGGCTTAA
- the phnE gene encoding phosphonate ABC transporter, permease protein PhnE yields MTTAVSILPEQQLAVLNAAYRRAVGRRRLRLLSGIVIFAAALLLAAIGAEVNLRTLFTYFGNFISYFDRILTLDNGQRVWTDVGEWLWGWRKWLKMLGETLLISYVGTLIGATLAFCLNFFAAENTSPAPWLRFTVRRLLEFARTVPGIVFALIFVIAFGLGPMAGVLAIAIHSTGALGKLFSEIVENADMKPVEGIRSTGASWLSCMRFAVVPQVTAGYASYALLRFEINVREASVMGFVGAGGIGQELVVAIRKFYYSDVSAILLTIIITVFIIDITTGWLRGRLFGGEART; encoded by the coding sequence ATGACGACAGCGGTTTCGATCCTTCCCGAGCAGCAGCTCGCCGTGCTCAACGCCGCCTATCGCCGGGCGGTCGGGCGCAGGCGGCTCCGCCTGCTGTCGGGGATCGTGATCTTCGCCGCGGCGTTGCTGCTCGCCGCGATCGGCGCCGAAGTGAATCTGCGCACGCTCTTCACCTATTTCGGCAACTTCATCAGCTATTTCGACCGCATCCTCACGCTCGACAACGGCCAACGCGTCTGGACCGATGTCGGCGAGTGGCTGTGGGGCTGGCGCAAATGGCTGAAGATGCTGGGCGAGACCCTGCTGATCTCCTATGTTGGCACGCTGATCGGTGCGACCTTGGCATTCTGCCTCAACTTCTTCGCGGCCGAAAACACCTCGCCTGCACCCTGGCTGCGCTTCACGGTGCGGCGCCTGCTCGAATTCGCCCGCACCGTTCCGGGCATCGTCTTCGCGCTGATCTTCGTGATCGCCTTCGGTCTGGGACCGATGGCGGGCGTGCTCGCGATCGCCATCCACTCCACCGGCGCGCTCGGCAAGCTGTTCTCGGAGATCGTCGAGAACGCCGACATGAAGCCTGTCGAGGGCATCCGCTCGACCGGCGCGAGCTGGCTGTCCTGCATGCGCTTTGCCGTGGTACCGCAGGTGACGGCGGGCTATGCCAGCTACGCGCTGCTGCGCTTCGAGATCAACGTCCGCGAAGCCTCCGTGATGGGCTTCGTCGGCGCCGGCGGCATCGGCCAGGAGCTCGTGGTCGCCATCCGCAAGTTCTACTATTCGGACGTCAGCGCGATCCTGCTCACCATCATCATCACCGTCTTCATCATCGACATCACCACCGGCTGGCTGCGCGGCCGCCTGTTCGGCGGGGAGGCGCGCACGTGA